Proteins from a single region of Candidatus Binatia bacterium:
- a CDS encoding MBL fold metallo-hydrolase codes for MVTLVRAPNPSAMTLTGTNSYVVDCGDGDALVIDPGPAIHAHVEALLATAASQGLTIRAIALSHGHPDHVGAAPELAAATGAPVYAHPATRVPHTRDIPLEGELRVGTIALRAIDAPGHTFDHVVLYLREERSLFTGDTILGQGTSVIAPPGGAMRPYQRTLNRLADEFGDARTIYGGHGPIVHDAQAKIEEYAEHRRMREAQIVDALRAGPATIPDIVRRVYGPERSVLWPAMARQILAHLIALEEEGSVRAAPVERAMTPDEAAMLNPRIEDLVGPEEAAVIVAELGTEMRLQTLLAYRLTGD; via the coding sequence GTGGTAACGCTCGTTCGAGCGCCCAACCCGTCGGCGATGACGCTGACGGGCACGAACTCCTATGTAGTGGACTGCGGCGACGGCGACGCGCTCGTGATCGACCCGGGCCCGGCGATCCACGCGCACGTCGAGGCGCTCCTTGCGACGGCCGCGTCGCAGGGGCTAACGATTCGCGCGATCGCGCTTTCGCACGGCCATCCCGACCACGTCGGCGCCGCGCCCGAGCTCGCCGCCGCGACCGGGGCGCCGGTCTACGCGCATCCGGCGACCCGCGTGCCGCACACGCGCGACATCCCGCTGGAAGGCGAGCTGCGCGTGGGAACGATCGCGCTGCGCGCGATCGACGCGCCGGGCCACACGTTCGATCACGTCGTCCTCTACCTGCGCGAAGAGCGCAGCCTCTTCACCGGCGACACGATCCTCGGCCAAGGCACGTCGGTGATCGCGCCGCCGGGGGGCGCGATGCGCCCGTATCAGCGCACGCTCAATCGTCTGGCCGACGAGTTCGGCGACGCGCGCACGATCTACGGTGGCCACGGCCCGATCGTGCATGACGCGCAGGCCAAGATCGAGGAATACGCCGAGCACCGGCGCATGCGCGAGGCGCAGATCGTCGACGCGCTGCGCGCCGGACCCGCGACGATTCCGGACATCGTCCGGCGCGTCTACGGGCCCGAGCGCAGCGTGCTCTGGCCCGCGATGGCGCGGCAGATTCTCGCGCACCTAATCGCGCTCGAAGAGGAGGGCAGCGTGCGTGCCGCGCCCGTCGAACGCGCGATGACGCCCGACGAGGCGGCGATGCTCAACCCGCGCATCGAGGACCTGGTCGGACCGGAAGAAGCGGCGGTCATCGTCGCCGAACTGGGCACCGAGATGCGACTACAGACGCTGCTCGCGTACCGCCTCACGGGGGACTAA
- the acnA gene encoding aconitate hydratase AcnA yields MNRHPNSFGALETLHAGERSYSYFRLEALERRGFPSLTRLPFSLKILLENLLRFEDGQAVRAEDVEALARWTKHGTAEREISFTPARVLLQDFTGVPCIVDLAAMRDAMAAMGGDAKAINPLQPVELVIDHSVQADYFGSRDALAKNTDLEFERNRERYAFLKWGQAALDNLRVVPPGTGIVHQVNIEYLARVIFEIDGLAFPDTAVGTDSHTTMVNGLGVLAWGVGGIEAEAAMLGQPVTMLIPEVVGFRLDGALREGVTATDLVLTVAEMLRKKGVVGKFVEFYGAGLSALPVVDRTTISNMSPEFGSTVAIFPIDDRTLEYLRLTGRSRDHVALVEAYAKTQGLFRTDDSADPDFGDTLSLDLANVEPSLAGPRRPQDRVPLQDVKRTFQLALDEWSAARERSNGAVARFENEGGGATMTISRTAEDVDDGAVVIAAITSCTNTSNPSVLIGAGLLARNAVERGLRTQPWVKTSLAPGSKVVTDYLTKAGLQEYLDQLGFNLVGYGCTTCIGNSGPLPSDVAEAVADRDLIVAAVLSGNRNFEGRIHPQVRANYLASPPLVVAYALAGRMDVDLTTEPLGVGSDGVPVWLKDIWPSNDRIAATMAACISDEMFAREYADVFKGDENWSELSVAASERYAWDPKSEYVKEPPYFDGMPAQPSPPQDVCGARAIAVLGDSVTTDHISPAGSIAKNSPAGRYLIEHGIEPGDFNSYGARRGNHEVMVRGTFANVRLRNALVPGVEGGVTRYLPTNEQLAIFDAAMRYRADGTPLVVLAGKEYGAGSSRDWAAKGPYLLGVKAVIAESFERIHRSNLIGMGVLPLEYLDGADRSTFGLTGEEIYDVTGIAGGVTPHMRAHVKATDPSTKRSIKFEVRVRIDTPNEAEYYRHGGILQYVLRQLASPK; encoded by the coding sequence ATGAATCGCCATCCGAATAGCTTCGGCGCGCTCGAAACGCTGCACGCCGGAGAGCGCTCTTACTCGTATTTTCGCCTCGAGGCGCTCGAGCGAAGAGGATTTCCCAGCCTCACGCGGCTGCCGTTCTCGCTGAAGATTCTGCTCGAGAACTTGCTGCGCTTCGAAGACGGGCAGGCTGTGCGCGCCGAGGACGTCGAGGCGCTGGCGCGCTGGACGAAGCACGGCACAGCGGAACGCGAGATCTCGTTCACGCCCGCGCGCGTGCTGCTGCAAGATTTCACCGGCGTGCCGTGCATCGTCGACCTCGCGGCGATGCGCGACGCGATGGCCGCGATGGGCGGCGACGCGAAGGCGATCAATCCGCTGCAACCCGTCGAGCTCGTGATCGACCACTCGGTGCAGGCCGACTATTTCGGGTCACGCGACGCGCTGGCGAAGAACACCGATCTGGAGTTCGAGCGCAACCGCGAACGCTACGCATTTTTGAAGTGGGGGCAGGCGGCGCTCGACAACCTGCGCGTCGTGCCGCCCGGAACCGGGATCGTGCACCAGGTCAACATCGAGTATCTCGCTCGCGTAATATTCGAGATCGACGGGTTGGCGTTTCCCGACACGGCGGTCGGCACCGATTCGCACACGACGATGGTCAACGGGCTGGGCGTGTTGGCGTGGGGCGTCGGCGGCATCGAGGCGGAGGCCGCGATGCTCGGCCAGCCGGTGACGATGCTGATCCCGGAGGTCGTCGGATTTCGCTTGGACGGCGCGCTGCGCGAGGGCGTGACCGCGACCGATCTCGTGCTGACGGTCGCGGAGATGCTGCGGAAAAAGGGCGTCGTCGGCAAGTTCGTCGAGTTTTACGGCGCCGGTCTCTCGGCGCTGCCGGTCGTGGATCGAACGACGATCAGCAACATGTCGCCGGAGTTCGGCTCGACCGTCGCGATCTTCCCGATCGACGACCGGACGCTCGAATATCTGCGGCTTACCGGCCGGTCGCGCGACCACGTCGCGCTCGTCGAGGCGTACGCCAAGACGCAGGGTCTCTTTCGGACGGACGATTCCGCGGATCCGGACTTCGGCGACACGCTGTCGCTCGATCTCGCGAACGTCGAGCCGAGCCTCGCCGGACCGCGCCGTCCGCAGGATCGCGTGCCGCTGCAGGACGTCAAGCGCACGTTCCAGCTCGCGCTCGACGAGTGGTCCGCGGCGCGCGAGCGCTCGAATGGCGCGGTCGCGCGCTTTGAGAACGAGGGCGGCGGCGCCACGATGACGATCTCGCGCACCGCCGAAGACGTCGACGACGGCGCGGTGGTGATCGCGGCGATCACGAGCTGCACGAACACGTCGAACCCATCGGTGCTCATCGGCGCGGGACTGCTCGCGCGCAACGCAGTCGAGCGCGGGCTGCGGACGCAGCCATGGGTGAAGACGTCGCTTGCGCCGGGCTCGAAAGTCGTCACCGACTACTTGACCAAGGCCGGGCTGCAGGAGTATCTGGACCAGCTTGGCTTCAACCTCGTCGGCTACGGCTGCACGACGTGCATCGGAAACTCGGGGCCCCTTCCGAGCGACGTCGCAGAAGCCGTCGCCGACCGCGACCTGATCGTCGCCGCCGTGCTCTCGGGTAACCGCAACTTCGAGGGGCGCATCCATCCGCAGGTCCGCGCCAACTACCTCGCGTCGCCGCCCCTCGTCGTCGCGTACGCGCTCGCGGGCCGCATGGACGTCGACTTGACCACCGAGCCGCTCGGTGTCGGCAGCGACGGAGTGCCGGTCTGGCTGAAGGACATCTGGCCCAGCAACGACCGCATCGCCGCGACGATGGCAGCGTGCATCAGCGACGAGATGTTCGCCCGGGAGTACGCCGACGTCTTCAAGGGCGACGAGAACTGGAGCGAGCTCAGCGTCGCGGCGAGCGAACGTTACGCGTGGGATCCGAAGTCCGAGTACGTCAAGGAGCCGCCATACTTCGACGGGATGCCGGCGCAGCCGTCGCCCCCGCAAGACGTCTGCGGCGCGCGCGCCATCGCGGTCCTCGGCGATTCGGTCACGACCGATCACATCTCGCCGGCCGGCAGCATCGCGAAGAACAGCCCCGCTGGGCGGTATCTGATCGAGCACGGCATCGAACCGGGCGACTTCAACTCGTATGGTGCGCGCCGCGGCAATCACGAGGTGATGGTGCGCGGGACGTTCGCCAACGTGCGGTTGCGCAACGCGCTGGTGCCCGGCGTCGAGGGCGGCGTGACGCGCTATCTGCCCACCAACGAACAGCTAGCGATCTTCGACGCCGCGATGAGGTATCGCGCGGACGGCACGCCGCTCGTCGTGCTCGCGGGCAAGGAATACGGGGCCGGCTCGTCGCGCGACTGGGCCGCGAAGGGGCCGTACCTGCTCGGCGTCAAGGCGGTGATCGCCGAGTCGTTCGAGCGCATCCATCGCAGCAACCTCATCGGGATGGGCGTGCTGCCGCTCGAATATCTCGACGGCGCGGACCGCTCGACGTTCGGACTTACCGGCGAGGAGATCTACGACGTCACCGGCATCGCGGGGGGCGTCACGCCGCACATGCGCGCGCACGTGAAGGCCACCGATCCGTCCACCAAGCGCTCGATTAAGTTCGAAGTCCGCGTGCGCATCGACACGCCGAACGAAGCGGAATACTACCGCCACGGCGGCATCCTGCAATACGTCCTGCGCCAGCTGGCCTCGCCAAAGTAG
- a CDS encoding NUDIX hydrolase, with amino-acid sequence MSRVRLAATVILARPSFEVYLARRSTTSAFAPNAFVFPGGTIEPADASPAAQQRTLGLEPERVAREFRAEIASDLHSSEPPVAPDAARALLVAALRELFEEAGVLLARTAAMQPIAVDATEWERIGAERVRVRGGELAFADLLGAHDWYADARELTLFSHWITPRSEPRRYNTHFFFAAAPPEQAALADAFEMHDGIWIAPRDALARHRRGEMHLVYPTIKHLERLSAFDSLEAALRFARSKPIVTIMPNEAADDFAIPPRLEGAW; translated from the coding sequence GTGAGCCGGGTGCGTCTCGCCGCGACGGTCATCCTCGCGCGGCCAAGCTTCGAGGTCTATCTGGCGCGACGCAGCACCACCAGCGCCTTCGCGCCCAACGCGTTCGTCTTTCCAGGCGGAACGATCGAGCCCGCAGACGCGTCGCCGGCCGCGCAGCAGAGGACGCTCGGGCTCGAACCGGAGCGCGTCGCGCGCGAGTTCCGCGCCGAAATCGCATCCGATCTGCATTCTTCGGAGCCGCCGGTCGCACCCGACGCGGCGCGCGCGCTGCTCGTAGCGGCGCTGCGCGAGCTCTTCGAGGAGGCGGGCGTCTTGCTCGCCCGCACAGCCGCAATGCAGCCGATCGCCGTCGACGCGACCGAATGGGAGCGCATCGGCGCCGAGCGCGTGCGTGTGCGCGGCGGCGAGCTCGCGTTTGCCGACTTGCTCGGCGCACACGATTGGTACGCCGACGCGCGCGAGCTGACGCTCTTTTCGCATTGGATCACGCCGCGAAGCGAGCCGCGTCGTTACAACACTCACTTCTTCTTCGCCGCCGCTCCGCCGGAGCAGGCCGCGCTGGCCGACGCATTCGAGATGCACGACGGCATCTGGATCGCTCCCCGCGACGCGCTCGCGCGCCATCGGCGCGGCGAGATGCATTTGGTCTATCCGACGATAAAACATCTCGAACGACTGAGCGCGTTCGACTCGCTCGAGGCGGCGCTGCGTTTCGCTCGCAGCAAGCCGATCGTCACGATCATGCCGAACGAGGCGGCAGACGATTTCGCGATTCCGCCGCGGCTCGAGGGCGCGTGGTAA
- a CDS encoding VTT domain-containing protein, whose translation MNPSLRKGAALAMLALSFLLAFWVIRHQPRVEHEIRSIGPFAYPLAVAVFALVASAPFSVTDALAIMNGAIFGPINGTIIDAVGLVLAALLGYWINLHASRVFNLHEYLHRLPAWVKRFPVGSPAFLLAVRVIPGFGGTVATATAATFRVPVWVHVWTMCAIAIPICSLLTIFGDRLTVAVHGYEARARHYARHYCETHRCPHFHFRRREPPSPTPS comes from the coding sequence TTGAATCCTTCCCTGCGCAAGGGCGCGGCTCTCGCGATGCTGGCCCTGTCCTTCCTGCTCGCGTTTTGGGTGATTCGTCACCAGCCGCGCGTGGAACATGAAATCCGATCGATCGGCCCGTTCGCCTATCCGCTCGCGGTGGCCGTGTTCGCCCTGGTTGCGTCGGCGCCGTTTTCGGTGACCGACGCCCTCGCGATTATGAACGGCGCGATCTTCGGCCCGATCAACGGCACGATCATCGACGCGGTCGGGCTGGTGCTGGCCGCCCTGCTGGGCTACTGGATCAACCTCCACGCCTCGCGCGTCTTCAACCTGCACGAATACCTGCACCGGCTGCCGGCCTGGGTCAAGCGGTTCCCGGTCGGCTCGCCGGCCTTCTTGCTCGCCGTGCGCGTCATCCCGGGCTTCGGCGGCACGGTAGCCACCGCGACCGCGGCGACGTTTCGGGTGCCCGTGTGGGTTCACGTCTGGACGATGTGCGCCATCGCCATCCCGATCTGCTCGCTGCTCACGATCTTCGGCGACCGGCTGACCGTAGCGGTGCACGGCTACGAGGCGCGAGCACGGCACTATGCGCGGCACTACTGCGAGACGCATCGCTGTCCGCACTTCCACTTCCGGCGGCGCGAGCCGCCCTCGCCCACGCCCTCGTGA
- a CDS encoding vitamin K epoxide reductase family protein, whose product MVVRGLITLLCGVGLYASLFMLAKSRRAARGEVAGPSVVTTPRAHLYGVQNALLGAIYYPALAAAIWLARPGAAMLAVLAAVLFAALTSAFLAYSLLFVTRRECSYCWTAHVVNWALLILSGWLFARPS is encoded by the coding sequence ATGGTCGTGCGCGGGTTAATCACGTTGCTATGCGGTGTTGGGCTCTATGCGTCACTTTTCATGCTGGCCAAGAGTCGTAGGGCCGCGCGCGGTGAGGTCGCGGGACCGAGCGTCGTCACGACGCCCCGGGCCCACCTCTACGGCGTTCAGAACGCGCTCCTCGGGGCGATTTACTACCCGGCGCTGGCGGCCGCCATCTGGCTGGCGCGTCCAGGCGCCGCGATGCTGGCCGTCCTGGCGGCGGTCCTCTTCGCCGCCCTCACGTCGGCGTTTCTGGCCTATTCGCTGCTCTTCGTCACGCGTCGCGAGTGCTCGTATTGCTGGACCGCCCACGTCGTGAACTGGGCGCTCCTGATACTTTCCGGCTGGTTATTCGCGCGGCCATCTTGA
- a CDS encoding VOC family protein — protein sequence MTTGATGIDAHHYLAKDLDRARAFYRDLIGLRASPDATWEHGTEFELGDGSIFGIFKMPDDSWYPCGGVIFAVTDIDAAAQRLRDAGVHFFTNGILETPVCRIAWCQDPEGNNFAIHQKK from the coding sequence ATGACGACCGGCGCCACCGGAATCGACGCGCATCACTATCTCGCGAAGGACCTCGACCGGGCGAGAGCGTTCTATCGTGACCTGATCGGCTTGCGTGCCAGCCCCGATGCGACGTGGGAACACGGAACCGAGTTCGAGCTCGGCGACGGCAGCATCTTCGGCATCTTCAAGATGCCCGACGACAGCTGGTATCCGTGCGGCGGTGTGATCTTCGCGGTCACCGATATCGATGCCGCGGCCCAACGCCTACGCGATGCCGGCGTTCACTTCTTCACCAACGGCATTCTCGAGACACCGGTCTGCCGCATCGCCTGGTGTCAGGACCCCGAAGGCAACAACTTCGCGATCCACCAGAAAAAGTAA
- a CDS encoding RpiB/LacA/LacB family sugar-phosphate isomerase: MRIALGSDMADELPEAIDRWLRGHGHDVRRYGALAPGGTEAWPTVGHEVGHAVARGDAQYGVLCCWTGTGVSIAANKVAGVRAALCGDAATAAGAREWNDANVLCLSLRATSPALAEEMLEAWFASRPTEEPSYRQMIADVE, from the coding sequence ATGCGGATTGCACTGGGCAGCGACATGGCGGACGAGCTTCCCGAGGCGATCGACCGGTGGCTGCGCGGGCACGGTCACGACGTACGGCGGTATGGCGCGCTCGCGCCAGGCGGAACCGAGGCGTGGCCGACCGTCGGGCACGAGGTCGGGCATGCCGTGGCGCGCGGCGACGCGCAATACGGCGTGCTCTGCTGCTGGACGGGGACCGGCGTCAGCATCGCCGCGAACAAGGTCGCCGGCGTCCGCGCCGCGCTGTGCGGCGACGCCGCAACCGCCGCGGGCGCGCGCGAGTGGAACGATGCGAACGTCCTCTGCCTCAGCTTGCGCGCGACGAGTCCCGCGCTGGCCGAAGAGATGCTCGAGGCCTGGTTCGCCTCCCGCCCCACCGAGGAGCCGAGCTACCGCCAAATGATCGCCGACGTAGAGTAA
- a CDS encoding NAD(P)-dependent alcohol dehydrogenase, which yields MTAATMRAVRLHTIGGPENLRVDEIEVAAPRESEVLVRVRAAALNRRDVFITQGLYPKIRLPVTLGSDGAGEIAALGSVFAGLEVGDEVVIDPMIDWGDDPRVWDAAHSSILGMPREGTFAQYVAVPAENVYPKPQHLAPEEAAAIPLAGLSAYRAVVTRGALRPGETVLITGVGGGVQTFVLLFAKRLGARVIVTSSSDEKLERAKSLGADVTINYKTTPDWHKSLRSEAIDFVVDSSGGDTLRKALDLIRPGGRVVIYGGTTGEATIRLFPLFWKHVSVLGTSMGSPQDFAGMLELFGDGLRPVIDRVFGLDDVVAAFEHLAAANQFGKVVLRVE from the coding sequence ATGACCGCTGCGACGATGCGGGCGGTCCGGCTGCACACCATCGGTGGGCCGGAGAATCTGCGGGTCGACGAAATCGAGGTCGCGGCGCCGCGCGAGAGCGAGGTGCTCGTGCGCGTGCGCGCCGCGGCGCTCAACCGCCGCGACGTTTTCATCACGCAGGGCCTGTATCCGAAGATTCGGCTGCCGGTGACGCTCGGGTCGGACGGCGCCGGCGAGATCGCCGCGCTCGGCTCCGTCTTCGCCGGCCTCGAGGTCGGCGACGAGGTCGTCATCGATCCGATGATCGACTGGGGCGACGATCCGCGCGTGTGGGACGCCGCGCACTCGAGCATCCTCGGCATGCCGCGCGAGGGCACGTTCGCGCAGTACGTCGCCGTGCCGGCCGAAAACGTCTATCCCAAGCCGCAGCATCTCGCGCCGGAGGAGGCCGCGGCGATTCCGCTCGCCGGACTCTCCGCATATCGCGCGGTCGTGACGCGCGGCGCGCTGCGGCCGGGCGAGACGGTGCTGATCACCGGCGTGGGCGGCGGCGTGCAGACGTTCGTGCTGCTGTTCGCCAAGCGCCTCGGCGCGCGCGTTATCGTCACGTCGAGCAGCGACGAGAAGCTCGAGCGCGCGAAGTCGCTCGGCGCCGACGTCACCATCAACTATAAAACAACGCCCGACTGGCACAAATCGCTGCGTTCGGAAGCGATCGACTTCGTTGTCGATTCGTCCGGCGGCGACACGCTGCGCAAGGCGCTCGACCTGATTCGGCCCGGCGGCCGCGTCGTGATCTATGGCGGCACGACCGGCGAGGCGACGATCCGGCTCTTTCCGCTGTTTTGGAAGCACGTCAGCGTGCTGGGCACGTCGATGGGCAGCCCGCAAGACTTCGCCGGCATGCTCGAACTCTTCGGCGACGGACTGCGCCCGGTTATCGATCGCGTCTTCGGCCTGGACGATGTCGTCGCAGCCTTCGAGCACCTGGCGGCGGCGAATCAGTTCGGGAAGGTCGTTTTAAGGGTCGAGTAG
- a CDS encoding YafY family protein — MKADRLISLLLLLQSRRQCSARILAERLEVSERTIYRDVEALGAAGVPVYAERGSAGGIVLADGYRRALTQFTEDEIRSLFVSGASPLADLGLERGLDRALEKLHGGLADVQRRAAEKSRSRIHLDQRRWNQPEPPRAILTALRRAVWDDRRVRVRYEDRKRSSSTRTVDPLGLVSKAGVWYLVARCGEELRSFRVDRIRGVQELTQRFERPESFDLERYWRESSARFNEASRSADCVVLLRAPSDALERLSLYWPAEVVSQDKTGALLRVTFPGAEIALFQLVAWSEVATLVEPEELREALVARARRTLDRYAHD; from the coding sequence GTGAAGGCCGATCGGCTCATCTCGCTCCTGTTGCTGCTGCAGTCGCGACGGCAGTGTTCGGCGCGGATTCTGGCGGAACGGCTCGAGGTCTCCGAGCGGACGATCTACCGCGACGTCGAGGCGCTCGGAGCGGCGGGCGTGCCGGTGTACGCCGAGCGCGGGTCTGCCGGCGGCATCGTGCTCGCCGACGGTTATCGCCGCGCGCTGACACAGTTCACGGAAGACGAAATCCGCTCGCTGTTCGTCTCGGGCGCGAGTCCGCTTGCGGACTTGGGGCTGGAGCGCGGACTGGATCGCGCGCTCGAAAAACTGCACGGCGGCCTGGCGGACGTTCAGCGGCGCGCGGCGGAGAAATCCCGCTCGCGGATCCACCTCGATCAGCGGCGCTGGAATCAGCCCGAGCCGCCGCGAGCGATCCTCACGGCGCTGCGGCGCGCGGTGTGGGACGATCGCCGCGTGCGCGTGCGCTACGAGGACCGCAAGCGATCGTCGTCGACGCGCACCGTCGATCCGCTCGGGCTCGTCTCGAAGGCAGGGGTCTGGTACCTCGTCGCTCGCTGCGGCGAGGAGCTGCGCAGCTTCCGAGTCGATCGCATTCGCGGCGTGCAAGAACTGACGCAGCGCTTCGAGCGCCCGGAGAGCTTTGACCTCGAACGCTACTGGCGCGAGTCGTCGGCGCGCTTCAACGAGGCCTCGCGCAGCGCAGACTGCGTCGTGCTGCTGCGGGCGCCGAGCGACGCGCTCGAACGACTGTCCCTGTACTGGCCGGCGGAAGTCGTGTCGCAAGACAAGACCGGCGCGCTCCTCCGCGTAACCTTTCCGGGCGCGGAGATTGCGCTGTTTCAACTGGTCGCCTGGTCGGAGGTGGCGACGCTCGTCGAGCCTGAGGAGCTGCGCGAGGCGCTCGTCGCGCGGGCGCGAAGAACGCTCGATCGATATGCCCATGATTGA
- a CDS encoding HRDC domain-containing protein has product MTEPLIVADRTALEALCARVADAGRVALDTEFHAERTYSPRLMVVQIAFDDGAAIVDALALPDLHNLALALTHTTVVGHALSADLKIFADRFELVPPRVFDTQVAAAFLGYGMQVSLADLVRSVCGVKLAKSQTVSDWSARPLSVRQIEYLVGDVAYLLPAYDALRARLEQKGRYEWVYEECAELGDIERYRIDERRAYLRIPGAMRMSRRELGVLNELVKLRDAMARARDLPVRYVLPDDVVAGLAVLKPTKLEDLSQLRRLDGAMKRQLGAAILDAVARGLALDDADLPQRPARPAAPARDALVGFLGAAVGEIARAAELPASLLVPRAALERLAREIPRDRAAFEHVLALQPWRLALVAEPLWRLCSGTAALKIEGYEQGDPKVRLSDESPSE; this is encoded by the coding sequence GTGACCGAACCCCTGATCGTCGCGGATCGTACGGCGCTCGAGGCTCTGTGTGCGCGCGTCGCCGACGCAGGACGCGTCGCGCTCGACACGGAGTTCCACGCGGAGCGAACGTACTCGCCGCGGCTGATGGTCGTGCAAATTGCGTTCGACGACGGTGCGGCGATCGTCGACGCGCTGGCGCTGCCGGACCTGCACAACCTCGCGCTCGCGCTGACGCACACGACGGTCGTCGGTCACGCACTCTCCGCCGACCTGAAGATCTTCGCAGATCGTTTCGAGCTCGTGCCGCCGCGCGTCTTCGACACGCAGGTCGCCGCGGCGTTCCTCGGCTACGGCATGCAGGTCTCTCTGGCCGATCTCGTGCGCAGCGTCTGCGGCGTGAAGCTCGCGAAGTCGCAGACGGTGAGCGATTGGTCGGCGCGGCCGCTGTCGGTGCGGCAGATCGAGTATCTCGTCGGCGACGTCGCCTACTTGTTACCGGCCTACGACGCGCTGCGCGCACGGCTCGAGCAGAAGGGCCGCTACGAGTGGGTCTACGAGGAATGCGCCGAGCTCGGCGACATCGAGCGCTACCGCATCGACGAGCGGCGCGCGTATCTGCGCATTCCCGGCGCGATGCGCATGAGCCGGCGCGAGCTCGGAGTTCTCAACGAGTTGGTGAAATTGCGCGACGCGATGGCGCGGGCGCGCGACCTGCCCGTGCGCTACGTGTTGCCCGACGACGTCGTTGCGGGGCTCGCGGTGTTGAAGCCCACGAAGCTCGAGGATCTCTCGCAGTTGCGGCGTCTCGACGGCGCGATGAAGCGCCAGCTCGGCGCCGCGATCCTCGACGCGGTCGCGCGCGGCCTGGCGCTCGATGACGCCGACCTGCCGCAGCGGCCGGCGCGGCCCGCAGCTCCGGCGCGTGACGCACTCGTCGGGTTCTTAGGCGCGGCGGTCGGCGAGATCGCGCGCGCCGCGGAGCTGCCCGCGAGCCTGCTCGTGCCCCGCGCGGCGCTGGAGCGCCTCGCGCGCGAGATCCCGCGCGATCGCGCCGCGTTCGAGCACGTGCTCGCGCTGCAGCCGTGGCGTCTCGCCTTGGTTGCCGAACCGCTTTGGCGTCTTTGTTCGGGCACGGCGGCGCTGAAGATCGAAGGCTACGAACAGGGCGATCCGAAAGTACGATTATCCGATGAATCGCCATCCGAATAG